GTTTGGAAGCTTGGCATGGCACGATGGAGGTAGCCACTGGGTTCGGATCCCCATCGCGGTTCGCACCGTAATTGAAGAGTTTTACTCCAACATTTACTGAAATAATCATGGAGCGAGCGAATAAATACTACTACTCGGATTCAGACACATGATCAACCACAAGTGAGTTACATGTATATACTTGGTTCCTTTACGTATCTCTTGTGTCTCGGCTAGTAGCTGGGAAAAACGGCTAGCAGCTGTGGGAAAAGATTAGACCCGTGCAACAGCTCCAAGGATCGGAGACCCAAGCTTCGGCTACTTATTTGAAAGCGTGGGTGCCTCGGTCGAATTTGCTCTAATAAATTTTCGAAATAATTTTCCAAAGAAATTTAtgttcaaaaaatatttttaggattttttttagtAAAGATAGAAAATggctagaaaaattccagcgTGCAATAGTGTTGGAAAAAATTCAATATGCAATGAGAAAATGTTCAAATATTGAGAAAagtaaatttttgaaaaaaaattaaacatgagATAACTATCAATTTACCTTTGACAAATTAAAGGCTCATCATTTTAAGTCCCATGTGCAAGACTTTTCACTAGCGTACTTACCACTCGGCGTCCAATTTCAGGGAAATATTAAGGGCACCCGCAATGTTGGAAAAAAGCGGTCCATAGGTAATAAATGCCATGCTATTGCCTGCCCATAACCACTGCAGAACCGGTCTATAAGAAAGATTCTCTTGTAGTTGACCATAGCACTATGGCCGGGCAGTaaggaataaaaaaattatttttctttctcacTCCTCTGCGCGGATGGAAGATGGTTGAGGAACCTGGAGACTGGTAGTACTTTTTTATGTTAATGGACCCCACTTGTTACTTCTTTAAGCAAATACACATTGTGAAGTTTGCTATAGTCTATGAACTACTTTATCGGGGCCCACCATAAAGACCGGCTGGTCTATATACATTGCTGCTGCCCTAAGGACGTTCGATCTACCTCCCACCGTACCTTCTTTGCTTAGGGTTTACGATTTCTCAACACAAACTTGTCATGTGTAAGTTTCTGTACGTCAAGTGGAGTTTCTTGTCTGAAACCAATTTAGATTCAAAAATTTTTTTGACCAAAAAAGTCatatcgaatgtttggacacacgcatggagtattaaatgtggataaaataaaaaaccaaTTGCACAGTTCGtgtgtaaattgcgagacgaattttttgagcctaattgcGCTATGATTTGACAATGTGATGCTagaatgatggattaattatgctTAATAAATTCATTTCGTAGTTTGTATGCGAAATTTGTAATTTACTTTCTTGTTACTTTACATTTAATATTCCGAATATGTGTCCGTAtgcttcaaaaattttacatgcaAAAACTAAACAATACCTAACTATCAAATATCAAGTTGAGTGTTCAATTCGCGTTCCCTGTCTTCCCTGTGGAGCGTGGAAACCCCAGGATGTTGATGAATCGAATGCCCTTGCCACTGAGTAATGGAGCGAATTGCTTGCCTTTGACTTGATTCGGGTCGGAGCTTCACGAttccggccggcgggcggcggcggcggcggcggctgataGATCGGAGCAGGAAGTGACGATCCAGACCAGGGCAGGGGCCCATTTGAATATATTCGGATCGCGATTAGTAATCGTGATACGAATCAGGGGGTTTTATGTAAAATGTAAGGGCGTATTTGCGAAAACCAGGGTCTCTTCTGCAAGACATTCGGGGGCGGCGGTATGGGATCCGGCGCGCCgtgctgccgccggccggctaCCGCCGACCTTGCCGCCGTGCGTCCCTCGCTCCCTTCCATATTTCCAGGCCACCACTTCGTCCAGTCCGCTGTGGTTCCCTCACCCGCGTCGCGTCTTCCTCGGCAGCGCCGGCGCCATCGATCGAGATTCGAGAGgtcgcgcggcggccggagacgGCGAGGGTCCGTGCCACCTGTATCTCGCTGAGACGGCGCCCGCACGTTCAACTTccgttcctcttcttctcaagctGCCCTGCCTGCTGGGTTCCTCTGCAAAGGCCCATGCATTTTCCCCCCAATCCTACCAAGAAACAGAGGTCAGGactcttctcctcttcctcgtcgccgccggcgcggcgggtcATTACCGATTACGCCTCCTCGGGCGAGAAGGCGGGACGCGCCGTAAGACACTCGGGCTACAAGGCGGAGGCTTCGCAAGCCCCTCTCTCGCCGCCGGAAACGGACCCGGCGGGCGGAGCCTCGCATTCGGCGGAAAGGCGAGAGCGCCGCGACGGTGTTCGGAGAAATGCCGCACCGGAGTCCGCGGCTGACCGGCGGGTTGATTGGCTGGTTCCAAGCTCTCTCGTCACGCAGTCTTATGCCGTATCTACACCGGTCTTCGGGCCAATGGAGTCTCGCCTTCTTGGAACATTGGTCAAGTCCAAGTCCAATGAACGCGGTTTCCTTGGAAGTCCACTCTCTTGCGGCcactttcttggacttcagctTCTCAACACGATTTCTTGGAGCTTTCTCTATCGGCTAACTTCCTGGGACCTTCGTTCCATGCGGCTGTGCTAGTGTCCAAGACGGTGTTGGGGACTCGTGGAATTGAGCAGTTGCCTAAACTGTCAGAGCTTCGTTCCTTGCACTATCACCAAGACACTTAAATACCAAGCGCCATCGGTATCAACTGTCTTGTGCTGCCTGCCTCAGGTGGGTGTGGTACTGACTACTGAGAAAGGTAAGTGTTTTACTAATGTGAGGAGATCTAGAAATTTGTTTTTCGTCTTGCATAAACTGGACGTTGGTCATGTTTATTGTGTACGCAGAGACAGGCATTCGGGAGACACCGAGATAGCATCCAAGATGGCGCTATGGAATGGTCTCGGGCAGGCTGCCACCCTGGCGCAGCTGGCTGGGGTGGATGCTGGTGGTCTCATCTCGATGATCATCCAGGCCGTGCAAACAGTTCACCGTAACAGGGAGGAGTGCCAGCAGCTTGCGCACCATGTCATGATGATCGGCGACCTCCTGCAGGTGCTCCAGCAGTCAGAGATGATGCAGCGCCTGGAGATCAGGAGACCACTTGATGGATTGGAGGACACCCTTCGGCATGCCTACGTGCTAGTCACGTCGTGCCAGCGGAGCAACGTCATGTACCGCTTCTTCATGGCATGGAATCAGGCTCAAAAGTTCCGTGATGTGCGGGACAGAATTGATGCATATCTCCGGATCTACCCTTTGATCAGCCACATCGACACAAGATATTTTTTGAGCGGAATTTACAGTCATACCCATCCTTCAGGCACCCAGCCCCAGGTATACATGGTGGAGTAGTTGCATCTGTACTAGTGCTTTTGTGATTTTAGGACTTACTGGATGAAGCTGGTGAGTGCCTGACTGAACGAGCAATTCCTGGTACATGCCCACCATAGGTTTTATATCAAGAAAATAGTTCAATAGGATGTCAGGGTTTCACTAAAGTGAATGCTTTCTGAAGGGATTATGTTAAAACATAAGAGGACccaatctatatttatttgtcATTCTTTTTCTCCTATGAAACTCATGTTTCAATTTCAAGCAACAGATGACACTCTTGATGTCGTTTGCTTGTAATTGAACATAGGTGACCCATAACGAAGTTTGCATGAAATTTGGTGCATAGTGAAGGCAAAACAATGCTTATCAATTGTATTAGAATTTTttacatctttttttttgaaaattaacTAACATCTACAGGAATATGACCATGTGAATTTTGCAGACTTTTGTTTTATTGGCATAAACAGATATACTGGAACGTTTAAAATTCACTCTAGCTCATACTGCCATCATTCATTGACATAATTATAGCCATCTTCTGATTCATCAATTTTATTATTCTAAAAAAATCCTAAGACGATTTATCATTTCAGGTTACGGAAGAGGTACAGGAGTCATTTCCTTGTCATGCAAACTCTGATTATCGGTACAATGTTTATAATATCCATTTTCCCCTTTGTATGTGATCATATGACATGTTTGTCCCTCTGAACAACATTTTACATCATTTGTGTTGAAATAATAAGAGGAAGTTTCTTTAAGCAAAGTAAGAGGCGCCACTAATTTATTTGTATTATATTAGTTGTGGGCTTGTGGCTCATATATTCCATTATCTGGCTTAGTAATATGGAGTCTTCAGATTTGGAAGACTTTATTTATTAGAGAATTAGTTTCTTGTTAAATTTCAACTATTACATCAACTATTGATTTGTTATGGCATGCCAAAGCTCAGATGTCTGCAGTAGAAATGTGTTAGATCACATGAGTCCTAACTCTCCTGGACAGTTGCTTTGTGGACACTATAGATCATGGCTCTTTTCATACCTCGATAACTCTATTATATGTGACTTGGACAAACATGATTACTCCTACTTTATTTTGTCTTCAAGTTTTAAGTTTTTAGCTTTTAATAGTGTGATGGTGCCAAGTGTTCAGGACTCAAGAAAGCGCCTTTGATGACAACGGCATTGAATCAGTAGAGGTTCAAACAGTAACCGAGCTATTTGCAGTAGAAGAACAGAAACATTATGGTATTTCCTTTCACGATGCAActgagcatgatagatctagaAAGTAACCTCATATAACTAATATTCTTTTCTTAACTATCCAGCCTTCAAACTGCATTTGTATGTACTATTTCTTTTGATAATTAAAATTCGATATTTCACACTTAGTTTTTGGTTCTCTTACTATTGCTAGCGCTAGCATCGATGTATCATTGTTAAATCAGTTATTTGTAGGATGTAAGAATGCTCAAGTTTTGCCAAAAAGGAGGCATTGGTTCAGGAGACTTGTTCAGTGGACTCGAAGGGATACATCGACACCTGAATTCATTCTGGGGTTCATTGGTCAAGAACAAACAGGTAGCatgctagaaaaaaaaaacacttatCATTAAATTACATCTACATAATTTCTGTGCATCTTTTAAAGTAAAAGTCAATATAGTCATTTACCTGTACAATACAGAAAAAGGAGAAAGCTTTCCTTTCTACCACCAGTTTTTAATCTTAATTCTTTGAAACATTGAATTTCCTTTTTGCCAGTGGGCTCTCTCAATGAAATATGGTTCCAAAACCCATCCAGTGCCAAAGGGGAAATGAGGTTTCAACTGACAGGTAAAAAGGAAAATAAGCTGAAGTAAAATAAGCTTAGAATTACTGCAGCGTTAAGAAGGAAATGTTCTGACCAATTATTTCTTGTTTCCTGTCCCTTTTCCAGTAGGCTTTACAGTTTACAAGTTCTCTCAGTTGGCTGCGTCAACAAATAATTTCTCATCTTACAATATAATTGGAAGAGGTGGTTATGCTAATGTTTACAAGGTACTATATTTGCTTGATTTATTttcatattattataaaaaaattcttCTATATTCAAGTTGTAGAGTGTTCTTGCCTTGCCTTTTAATTTAATGAATTTTCTCAGTACATGCTTGGTTCCaactggatttttttttcatgtatgAGTATGTTAGTATGTTGTAATTTCTTACTATCCAGTTCTTCCATTATTCGTTAACACCTAGCTTTACTAATAAATGAGACAATTCCTTAATGATTGACAATAATCACTTagctactcaaaatttcatGAATAGTCCTGCACTGTTCAAATTGGATTTTTCATAAGAGTATGTTGTAACTTTCCTAATGTTCTGTTCAGTCAGCCATTATTCATTAATACTTGCATTCACAAAAAATGGAAATTGCTCCTTTGAAAAGGTATTGCACTAAATGATTGAGTACTCACACTTATAACAACAGTGGGCACCATATCAATGCCTAAAATGGCATAAAAATAGAAGgggtcttgttttttttttgagtagaTAGAAGGGGTCTTGTGTGACAGTGCCCAAATAGTAACAGAAGAGTATGTTAATTAAATtctttgttttttaaaaaattaacatTTATTTTTAGCATGAATGTTCTAATGATCAAACACCTTCGTATCTAAACAAAATAAGAATTAAAGATATATATACTTTAGCGATGCCATAGAGATAAATCTTTGTGGCAATAACAACATGCTTGTGCAGTTGCATTTCAATGAGATTTTACGTATGATGTAAAAATGCTCGATTAAATACGTCATCAGTATTAAAACTTAGATTAGGCAATTATGGAAAAGAATGCTTGTAACTGCTATGTATCTATCAACTTTCTGCCTCTTCGCTAGCTTGACTTCCGAATAATTAGTTATTCTTCATCTGTTCTTATGGCATTTGTTGTTTTCTAAATTGATATTGGTCTTATTGACCATTGTACTTTTTGGTCTTGAAGATCTTTGAGCAGTTATCTTTGATTTCAGTAGGGCCCTACCTACTATCgtcctccaaaaaaaaaagaagagataaAAATCAGTTCATATAGTAACCTGTCTTGCAGTaggatctttttttttcttacgaATATTTAAGAGACCACTCAAAGCTGTTTTCCTGTTTTCACTAGCCACCAAGCTGTTTGCCTTTTAAATTATTTTACCATTTCCCTgtcttttcttattttttgaaaaaattatcTCTGTGAAGATAACCTGTATTTTAGTAGACTAAAATTACGTACTTGTTTTTGCAAAAATAAAATCGCATATGCAATTTCTCTATATGCAAACAACTTGACAAATATGAATAGGGTTGGTATAGATTGATCACGTTGAGAGTTGTTTTTCCTCCATTTCAGGGCATACTGCCAAATGGGGTTGTTATTGCGATAAAAACCTGTAGTGGAGAACATATATCTAAGCGACCTGTATTCGAAAATGAAGTTCAGATTACCTCGAAACTTCAGCATGCAAACATACATAAACTTCTGGGATGTTGCATTGAAGGAGACAACAGGATTTTGGTATATGAATATATGCCAAGAGGAAGTTTACACTTTATGATTCATGGTATACTCACTTAATACTTTGTTTTCCTTGTAGTATTTTTTTTCGTAATTTGCCATTTAAATGTTTCTCTGTTGGTGCAGAGCTAAGAGTAGGCGTCTCGCTTGCCTGGCCTAAACggtttcaaataattgaagGTATTGCCCAGGGTGTTGTTTATCTACACCAGCACTCCCGACCACGCATAGTCCATGGGGATCTGAAACCTAGCAATATTCTCTTGGATTCGGATATGACACCTAGAATTATTGATTTTGGTTTGGCGCAAGTCTTAAGTTATGAAGATGAGAAAGACACTGGCTGGGTGGCAGGGACTTTGTAAGAATACACCTAATGATCTAATGCACTTGTCAGTCATGACATTAAGCTCCTGTTTCTTAAATGTTCTGAATTGTTTGATCATGCAGCTACTACCTTGAGCCAGAATTTTGTCGCACTGCCATTATCTCAACTAAGAGCGATGTGTATTCCTTTGGTGTTATTTGTCTCGAGATAATCACTGCTCGAAATGCTTCTACCTTCTCCACCAAGGGGCAATCCTTGGTTGTTTATGTAAGTTAACATTCTGGAACTCATTATATCTGCAACCTTGATTTGTATTTGTGCTCCTAAATCGTATATGAACATCTGTAAGCAGCCAAGCACATATGTTTGTTCGTCATTTGCCTGGAGCTAATCCTGCAATGAATTCTTCAGGGAAACCATATCTTGGCTTCCCTAAATCCACCGGCCACATAATACTAAGGCACTCCACATTCAACACATTCCCCGTGTTAAAAAGATGCTCCAGTTTCTGTGCAGAACTGCAGATCCATTCTGTATTCTGCCCAATGTTGTCATTACTATTTTAGACtagacttttttttctttatctgAGATGAGAATTTTTGTAGGCTTGGGAATTATGGTCATCAGAAAGAGCAATGGAGCTGATAGATCCAGCACTGCGTGTTGAACCAGGAACAAGCAAGATACTTCGATGCTTCCAGATAGCACTATTGTGTGTTCAAGATAATCGGGCAGACAGGCCAACAATGTCAGATGTTCTGATGATGCTAAAATGTGATTGTCTGACCTTGCCTGTCCCTAGGCGACCTGAGGATCAATGGGGACCAAGGGGTTTATCAGCAGATGACAGGGATTCGGCAGGCCATACATGCTATTCAAGCGCAGGGTGGACGAGTGAAGAATTAGAAGGCAGGTGATGTGACAACAGTGACCTAGACATTATTGCTTGAAGCAGCATAATGTAGAGGGTAGTACTAATAGCATCGTTGTGGCTAATGAGTTTACCTACTGTCAATACATGACTGTGATTGTGGTGACATTGTCTTTTCAAGGGCATGTTTGCACTGAATGTAAATAAAACTTGTGCGCGCATCCCCGTGATTCACACACCTCCagtttcttcattttttttgtatatATATGTTGCAGTGTGGTAATGAAGTAGTAAATGGTGAATCAGAGAGTAGCCGAGTCTTTTACAGATTCAGATCAGACAGCTATTTCTGGCTCAGTCGTGCAATGTTGGTCAGGAAGGAATATGCAGTGAGCAAGAGTTGAATGCCCCTTGCTCCATGCTCCAGACAGTTAGCATTAGGTTTTAGTTGGTACCATGGCCTTTCCCTTCTCGTATACAGTGTTTATTCTATTGAGCAATTTGTACTGCAAGCACATCTCAAGTTTAGCAATTTTGCCATCGAAGGTATAAGATGTACAGGGTGGTGGTCGAGAAGAAACCACCTCAACATCCAATTGATTTTTTTCATAAATCATTTACTCTGTACAGCATTAGTAGCAATTACTGGAGGAGGATAATCAAGGGTGGAACTGAATATCAAGATTCAGTTCAGTTGCTATTGTTGCCGTCCTGATCAGCTCAGTTGTTTTGCCGTGTTCTGCTAGTTGTTATTGTTGTCAATTAGAGTGGACTTAactttcaaaaaagaaagaaacaaaagcATAAAAAAGAAGTTGAGTAGACTTTTGGTGATCGATCCCTGACTTCTGCACTAGCCTGGCGGCCGGTTCCTAACGGCCCGATCTCGCACCATCCGGGGACATGGAGCACAGTGTCGTCTTCTGCTCTGTTTCTGCTCAAGCCCTTGTGAGTTGTGACCTGTCCGTTACCATTTTTTCACAATGTGAGCTTTGGTTGCATCCTTACATCCATGATCCATCTCTCCGCAGTGTTAATACATAGGCAAATAGCTACAACTGAGATATTATCGCAAAAATAGCTGAATAAATACTTTAGTTTAGacaatggaaaagctgaataaAACAGCTGACACACTCAAAACATCTTTGCTCTGTCCTACCAACAAATATCCCAGAACAGAAGCTTCAGTAAGCCTTTGGCATAGATGCGTTGCCAATCAACAATATCTATCCTAGCAGAAAGGCACTTATCTCCTGTTCTTTAAGGTTTATACTAAATAGTGGTATCCTGTCTTCCATTGAAATGTGTCCGTGAGAAGAATCACTAGTTAGTTTAGTCTCTCACTCCACCTTAAGATTCCATACTAGTGTATGCATTGCTTAATCTTCACGCAATGTTTTCGTACCTGTACCATTTTGTTAGCACAAGGCTTGGCTTTAgccctttttattttttttggcatTGGGCCAGCCATGGATTCTTTCTCAGATAGATGGCTTGCTGTTTCCGTATACATTGGAGAGCGGGCTTGGTGATGATGGAATTGATGAGTGAAGACAGCCAACCACGCTTGGTCTAAGGCTAGGAGGAATAGGTGAAGGTGATCCGAAGAAACAAAAGGAGACATCAAGGTTGGTGTGTGCTTACTTTTGCTTAATCACTTGGATTACTAATGTCGCTTAGTTCTCCTGAGCTTTGCACATCGCGTGATCTTGTAGCCAACAGATTGTATGGTACGGTTGCCCTTGCCCAGATGGCCGATCCTTTGTCTATAGTGGACAACATCATCCAACTGGTGCTCGCGATCAAGGAAGCCGTGGAAATGGTCCGTGAGAACAAGGACGAATGCGTTGACATTCAGCGTCGTGTGCTTAGAA
This genomic interval from Panicum virgatum strain AP13 chromosome 8K, P.virgatum_v5, whole genome shotgun sequence contains the following:
- the LOC120645204 gene encoding putative cysteine-rich receptor-like protein kinase 16 isoform X1, whose translation is MALWNGLGQAATLAQLAGVDAGGLISMIIQAVQTVHRNREECQQLAHHVMMIGDLLQVLQQSEMMQRLEIRRPLDGLEDTLRHAYVLVTSCQRSNVMYRFFMAWNQAQKFRDVRDRIDAYLRIYPLISHIDTRYFLSGIYSHTHPSGTQPQVTEEVQESFPCHANSDYRTQESAFDDNGIESVEVQTVTELFAVEEQKHYGCKNAQVLPKRRHWFRRLVQWTRRDTSTPEFILGFIGQEQTVGSLNEIWFQNPSSAKGEMRFQLTVGFTVYKFSQLAASTNNFSSYNIIGRGGYANVYKGILPNGVVIAIKTCSGEHISKRPVFENEVQITSKLQHANIHKLLGCCIEGDNRILVYEYMPRGSLHFMIHELRVGVSLAWPKRFQIIEGIAQGVVYLHQHSRPRIVHGDLKPSNILLDSDMTPRIIDFGLAQVLSYEDEKDTGWVAGTFYYLEPEFCRTAIISTKSDVYSFGVICLEIITARNASTFSTKGQSLVVYAWELWSSERAMELIDPALRVEPGTSKILRCFQIALLCVQDNRADRPTMSDVLMMLKCDCLTLPVPRRPEDQWGPRGLSADDRDSAGHTCYSSAGWTSEELEGR
- the LOC120645204 gene encoding putative cysteine-rich receptor-like protein kinase 16 isoform X2 translates to MALWNGLGQAATLAQLAGVDAGGLISMIIQAVQTVHRNREECQQLAHHVMMIGDLLQVLQQSEMMQRLEIRRPLDGLEDTLRHAYVLVTSCQRSNVMYRFFMAWNQAQKFRDVRDRIDAYLRIYPLISHIDTRYFLSGIYSHTHPSGTQPQVTEEVQESFPCHANSDYRTQESAFDDNGIESVEVQTVTELFAVEEQKHYGCKNAQVLPKRRHWFRRLVQWTRRDTSTPEFILGFIGQEQTVGSLNEIWFQNPSSAKGEMRFQLTGFTVYKFSQLAASTNNFSSYNIIGRGGYANVYKGILPNGVVIAIKTCSGEHISKRPVFENEVQITSKLQHANIHKLLGCCIEGDNRILVYEYMPRGSLHFMIHELRVGVSLAWPKRFQIIEGIAQGVVYLHQHSRPRIVHGDLKPSNILLDSDMTPRIIDFGLAQVLSYEDEKDTGWVAGTFYYLEPEFCRTAIISTKSDVYSFGVICLEIITARNASTFSTKGQSLVVYAWELWSSERAMELIDPALRVEPGTSKILRCFQIALLCVQDNRADRPTMSDVLMMLKCDCLTLPVPRRPEDQWGPRGLSADDRDSAGHTCYSSAGWTSEELEGR